The proteins below come from a single Deltaproteobacteria bacterium genomic window:
- a CDS encoding SprT-like domain-containing protein: MNSAAKKLQKILRKHLKANVFLTITDNTSVFLRADYRRRVWHIRLHWMFQKAEPSLQKHIARYIDDHNKESSSLIDRFIEDHWHWVHHRMPPIVTKGKIYDLEKLFKNLNRDFLENKVTAKITWGPSASRRAYEQLQMGSYSTSKNLITIHPHLDQKFVPQYVVEGTIFHEMCHALVPVRKVNGRREIHPPAFKTMETIYPHLKKALEWEGKNLSRLMRKPRKKGETK; the protein is encoded by the coding sequence ATGAATTCGGCGGCGAAAAAACTTCAAAAGATTTTAAGGAAACACTTGAAGGCCAATGTGTTCCTGACGATCACCGACAACACCTCCGTTTTTTTGAGGGCCGATTATCGCCGTCGTGTCTGGCATATCCGTCTTCATTGGATGTTTCAAAAAGCCGAACCTTCTTTGCAAAAACACATTGCACGCTACATTGACGATCATAACAAGGAGAGTTCCAGTTTAATTGACCGGTTTATTGAAGATCACTGGCATTGGGTTCACCACCGAATGCCTCCCATTGTGACAAAGGGAAAAATTTACGATCTCGAAAAGCTTTTCAAAAATCTCAACCGTGATTTTTTGGAAAATAAAGTGACGGCCAAAATTACTTGGGGACCTTCCGCCTCACGGCGTGCCTATGAACAATTGCAGATGGGTAGTTATTCCACTTCAAAAAATCTGATTACGATTCATCCCCATCTGGATCAAAAATTTGTTCCGCAATATGTTGTGGAGGGAACAATCTTCCACGAAATGTGTCACGCGCTGGTGCCCGTGCGGAAAGTCAATGGCCGCCGTGAAATTCATCCCCCCGCTTTCAAAACAATGGAAACAATCTATCCCCATTTGAAAAAAGCGCTGGAGTGGGAAGGAAAAAACCTAAGCCGCCTAATGCGCAAACCTAGAAAAAAAGGAGAAACAAAATGA
- a CDS encoding LD-carboxypeptidase, whose amino-acid sequence MTPGGHLIPLRELGQIDKQFPKKCGWQVKVCTPSRIFSETYKNMEKILKRGDMVGIAASSSPFDKKQFQKGINSLKKMGFKVFYHFHIFSKENYLAGDDQRRSKELLALFKNKKVKAILFARGGYGAQRIIPLLDPKILKKNRKPVVGVSDITALLTFLRQKAGIPTFYGPVVTQLGNDVSLTNLSLKSALTEPQKNKPISLKNCKIMQSGLAHGKLVGGCLSLITSSIGTPYDLDTRNSILFFEDVDEKVYAVDRMLTQLKNSGKLNGVKGILIGTLKPVRGEKHSMEVMLKNTLKNFKGPIVTHFPAGHTKKFVTLPLGAKITLDTSLLCDNLKK is encoded by the coding sequence ATGACCCCGGGGGGTCATTTAATACCGTTGCGGGAATTGGGTCAAATTGATAAACAGTTTCCGAAAAAATGCGGGTGGCAGGTGAAGGTTTGCACGCCCTCCCGCATTTTTTCGGAAACTTATAAAAATATGGAAAAAATTCTTAAACGGGGAGATATGGTCGGCATTGCCGCTTCATCGAGTCCTTTTGATAAAAAACAGTTTCAGAAGGGAATTAATTCCCTAAAAAAAATGGGATTTAAAGTTTTTTATCATTTCCATATTTTTTCAAAAGAAAATTACCTTGCGGGAGATGACCAGAGAAGGTCCAAAGAACTTCTCGCCCTTTTCAAAAATAAAAAAGTGAAGGCAATTCTTTTTGCCCGCGGTGGTTATGGTGCACAGCGAATTATCCCCCTCTTGGATCCAAAAATTTTGAAAAAAAACCGGAAACCCGTGGTCGGGGTCAGCGATATCACCGCGCTCCTCACTTTCTTAAGGCAAAAGGCGGGCATTCCCACTTTTTACGGCCCTGTTGTCACGCAGTTAGGCAATGATGTTTCCTTAACGAACTTGAGTTTGAAAAGTGCTCTGACCGAACCCCAAAAAAATAAACCTATCTCTCTCAAAAACTGCAAAATCATGCAAAGCGGGCTAGCGCATGGCAAGCTCGTTGGAGGCTGTCTCTCTCTGATCACCTCCAGTATTGGTACTCCTTATGATCTCGATACAAGAAACTCGATTCTTTTTTTTGAAGACGTGGATGAAAAAGTCTACGCCGTTGACCGCATGCTGACTCAACTTAAAAATTCGGGAAAATTAAATGGCGTAAAAGGAATTTTGATCGGCACCTTGAAACCAGTCAGGGGAGAAAAACATTCCATGGAAGTCATGCTCAAAAATACATTGAAAAATTTTAAGGGACCCATTGTTACTC
- a CDS encoding DUF1311 domain-containing protein — MKPWILLGVVVSMLMLVRSAGAEEPCSKLAGGSQRDQCVHQELFKADATLNQVYKTLMDSFAKDPSMTAKLKSAERAWIKWRDAYCQKISAKEQCLLHTTFIRVTALQNKTPGFLEAPPLFSAVRPLVCTKKKMDMVDTCGKADFEPTPVDLNHDGVMEWIYLGNGHFCGASMNCSFSLVQYNANRWRLILESGVRAVWPLQSSHQGYRNLLSSAHDTACETALTPYEWAGDRYKDGKEILCNFCEAEKGKQLSPLCHKELGTPIFNTEDLP, encoded by the coding sequence ATGAAACCATGGATTTTGTTGGGAGTTGTTGTGAGTATGTTGATGCTTGTGCGAAGCGCAGGTGCAGAGGAACCTTGTTCAAAATTGGCGGGTGGGTCTCAACGTGACCAGTGCGTCCATCAGGAACTTTTCAAAGCAGATGCGACGCTGAATCAAGTTTACAAAACATTGATGGACAGTTTTGCAAAAGATCCATCCATGACCGCCAAACTTAAGTCGGCCGAGCGGGCTTGGATCAAGTGGCGCGATGCTTATTGTCAGAAAATAAGTGCCAAGGAACAATGTCTTCTCCACACAACTTTCATTCGCGTAACAGCATTGCAGAACAAAACCCCCGGATTTTTGGAGGCGCCTCCTCTTTTTTCGGCAGTGCGACCGTTGGTTTGTACGAAAAAGAAAATGGACATGGTTGATACCTGTGGCAAAGCCGATTTTGAGCCGACTCCTGTCGATTTAAATCATGATGGTGTCATGGAATGGATTTATTTGGGGAATGGACATTTTTGCGGAGCTTCCATGAATTGCTCGTTTTCGCTGGTGCAGTATAACGCCAACCGGTGGCGGCTGATTTTGGAAAGTGGTGTGCGTGCTGTCTGGCCGCTTCAAAGCAGTCATCAAGGTTATCGGAATTTGCTGAGTTCTGCACATGACACGGCCTGTGAAACTGCTTTGACACCTTATGAATGGGCGGGGGATCGTTATAAGGATGGAAAAGAAATTCTGTGCAATTTTTGTGAAGCGGAGAAAGGAAAACAGCTTTCCCCTCTTTGCCATAAAGAATTGGGAACCCCAATTTTTAACACCGAAGATTTGCCGTGA
- the serS gene encoding serine--tRNA ligase, with protein MTQRVILNKVKDLATIQAMLLKRGMAFDLNPLFELDSRRKLLQKEYDDLRARQNEVSKEVQALKKAGKDASGIIADMQKVATRLKEIGPEQTEIEKKLENLCLTIPNTPHSSVPSGKSSEENHIERTWGEKPKFNFTPKDHSEIGEKLGILDFERAAKMSGSRFVIYKGAGAKLERALINFMLDLHTKENGYTEILPPFMVNAPALVGTGQLPKFEEDLFKTTAGHYLIPTAEVPLTNIYSNEILKEEDLPISMVAYTPCFRAEAGSYGKDVKGLIRQHQFNKVELVKFTHPENSYEALEQLTGDAEKVLQKLGLHYRVVSLCTADLGFSSAKTYDIEVWLPGQNVYREISSCSNCEAFQARRANIRFKGKDGKLKFAHTLNGSGLAVGRTLIAVLEQYQQKDGSITVPEILKPYLGIAKIG; from the coding sequence ATGACCCAAAGGGTCATCCTGAACAAAGTGAAGGATCTGGCTACCATACAAGCCATGCTCCTGAAAAGGGGCATGGCTTTTGATTTGAATCCTCTTTTCGAACTCGATTCCCGACGCAAATTACTTCAAAAAGAATACGATGACTTGCGAGCCAGACAAAACGAAGTTTCGAAAGAAGTGCAGGCGTTGAAGAAAGCCGGAAAAGACGCGTCGGGAATTATCGCCGATATGCAAAAAGTTGCAACACGTCTCAAGGAAATCGGACCTGAACAAACCGAGATTGAAAAAAAACTGGAAAATCTTTGTTTGACAATTCCCAACACGCCCCATTCCAGCGTTCCCTCCGGAAAATCCTCGGAAGAAAACCACATTGAAAGAACTTGGGGAGAAAAACCGAAATTTAATTTCACCCCGAAAGATCATTCTGAAATTGGGGAAAAACTTGGCATTCTTGATTTTGAGCGTGCCGCGAAAATGTCAGGGAGTCGTTTTGTTATTTACAAGGGAGCCGGTGCGAAACTGGAGCGCGCGTTGATCAACTTCATGCTCGATCTTCACACCAAAGAAAATGGCTACACGGAAATTCTTCCTCCCTTTATGGTGAATGCGCCCGCACTCGTGGGCACCGGACAATTACCAAAGTTTGAGGAAGATCTTTTCAAAACAACAGCGGGACATTATCTCATTCCCACCGCAGAAGTCCCTCTCACCAACATTTACAGCAACGAAATTTTGAAAGAAGAAGACTTGCCAATTTCCATGGTCGCTTACACTCCCTGTTTTCGCGCCGAAGCGGGCTCTTACGGAAAAGACGTGAAAGGTCTGATTCGCCAACATCAGTTCAACAAAGTGGAGCTCGTAAAATTTACGCATCCCGAAAATTCTTATGAGGCATTGGAACAATTAACGGGCGACGCAGAAAAAGTTTTGCAAAAGTTGGGACTCCATTATCGCGTTGTGTCTCTGTGCACGGCAGACCTCGGTTTCTCTTCCGCAAAAACATACGATATCGAAGTCTGGCTTCCGGGTCAGAATGTCTATCGTGAAATTTCTTCGTGCAGTAATTGTGAAGCGTTTCAAGCCCGGCGCGCCAACATCCGCTTCAAAGGAAAAGACGGAAAATTAAAATTTGCCCACACATTAAACGGTTCCGGTCTCGCCGTAGGCCGCACACTAATCGCCGTTCTAGAGCAGTACCAGCAAAAAGATGGAAGCATTACGGTTCCGGAGATACTGAAACCCTATCTAGGTATTGCAAAAATTGGCTAA